The Kryptolebias marmoratus isolate JLee-2015 linkage group LG7, ASM164957v2, whole genome shotgun sequence region ccatccattttcttttacccacttctcctttctgggtcatggggagctggttcctatctccagcagtcactgtgagagaggcggagtacaccctggacaggtcacaagtccatcacagggacacacagagacaaacaactattcacactctcactcacacctagggacagtttagagttaccagttaacctaacaggcacatttttagtctgtgggaggaaaccagagttcATGGAGAAAACCAAAGcctgcacagagagaacatgcaaactccaggcctttaaatcagatttgttATCACCTTAAATCTTTGATGTACTGATAtgtaaagcaatagttcagtaagttggggaaaaaaaatctgttcccATATCTGCACTAAATCAGTAAAACTAGAAAATTTATGATGACTTTTTGAAGGATACAGCTACTGCCCAATCATCAAAGTAACCCAAACTTTGTAGATCAAACTAAAAGCTTCTAAGAATAGTGCAAATCAAAGAGTGAATTTCCACCCTACAAAAACGACTCAAACTCAAATATTTCTTGTAATTTGAACAAACATTATAATAGAGTTTTACACCTACATTTGCGTTGCTGTACATTAGTGTGCACAGAGGTTGCCCTTGTATGTATGAGCATGTATAACCATATTGTGAAAGTGAATTCCATGTGCCTTTTTCATGGGCATTAATAGATATATGCATGAGCCAgattataaattattataactGCTGGTTGGACTTGTGGTGCAGAATACCTTCAATAGCTGAAATGTCTAAAGTTATTTGCTACACAGATATTGTTCAGTacagaaaataatgaacaaCTGTCTTACGCTAAAGTGAtgagtattatttttattttatttaaccaagcAAATCCCACTGCGATCACAGATCTCATTTttaagggaggcctgggcctaaAGGCAGCCTAAACATGCATGCATTTATaaagtatttaaacattttagggtTTGAGCTATTTTTTATGTtacaaatgtgcttttaaaagagCCTTTATGCACTGAGTGTCTGTAGGCTTAAGAATTAGGAAAAGGATGAAAAGGATGTCTCATAACCACTTGAGCAAGAGCAGATTTTTTCAGTTCTCATAGAGTAAAAATCTAGCTTTTATACTCACTACTGAAAGTATCAAAACATGAGATCTCAGTATTTTACAAGTTCTAAAAGTGGAGCAAAACATTTACTTGAActaaagagataaaaatattattgttttaatttactgcaAAAATCACTGAAAGTGTATGTTCACCTTTACCAAAGAACCacataaaaatctgctttttacaTGAAATCTCATGTGAAAAACCAGGGGACCACAGATGATCACATGAACATGTGGGCAATGTACCATAATCACATGAGAAGCctgcagaaaatgtgtttcacaTTTCAATTTAACATGCTTTCACAggtgaaatatttgtaaagatATGAGTGGAAGAGTTTGTGTActctaatatttttaaaacatgtaaaagtaGAAACAGGTTTTTCCAGTCAATAGAATAAGAGCAGGGTGTGAGTGAGGTGTTTTACTTACTTTAGCTAACGTAACTGTTAAACTCTAACCTTCAGGtcacattttgaaatgtttcaccAACATGAACCAAGCACTGGAATCCAGCAAAAGAAGCTTAGACCATGTGTGAAACACAGCCATGGCAATATCATAATCagggcttgtttttgtttgtttgtttgtttctggaccagtttgacatttatttcTGAACTATGCCTGCAACCAACACAACATAGCTGAATCTTTTCTGTACAGAGTAATAagctaataataaactaaactcAAGCTGATGTGTAGGATTGTTCAAGAGTTAGAAGAAATGTTTAGTTGCTGGAAAGTGGAAGCACAAACAATTCTGCTGCCCACAGAtttatattattaaattatattctTCATTAAACTAATAAGCAAATACGTTGTCTCAAAGTTATAATTGTGTTGTAAATTTAATTGAAAGATCAGATTctgtttgtcacatttaaattaaagcctTTTGTGGCAAGCAACAGTGATGCCTTCTCTAATATGAGGTAAAGATTTTTCGCTGTGTGTTAATGCTTTGTTGTCATGTTAGTATTATGTTATTAGTGTTAATCTGAGTAAAGACTGGGTGTGCCAGTGTTGGGCAGGCGTTTTAATTTCAGGACAAACTTGGAATGAAAACCATGGGAGAGATATTAAATTGATTATGtagcattttttgtttctgtgtgtaagGTTAGGCTTTATTGCACTGTTAAgcttgtatctcactgggctgcatgTGTTGGCAACAAATTGCAAGTGGCAGTCACGCGAGTTTCCAAAGTGTCATAATGTTTGCAATGGTTCTCACTTTATCACGAGTTGCAGAGCTTTgctcttccatccatccatccatccatccatccatccatccatccatccatccatccatccatccatccatccatccatccatccatccatccatccatccatccatccattttctttacccgcttctccattccgggtcgtggggagctggtgcctacccCAGgtagtcactgtgcgagagataggggacaccctggacaggtcacaagtccatcgcaggggcacatagagacaaatgagacaaacaaccattcacactctcaatttgctcttgtttctttaaaattttaaacatgttttaatattttgctcaACAAATTTTccctcaaaatagtcacagagttgttgtaGTGTGGAACAGGTCTCAATTTAGTCTCCGTGAGTCAGACAGTGTGagaaatgtgagacaacttGGGGATGGTTTGGTGACCTATGAAACCAAATTATGACTAATTGAAAACAAGTGAATAAACGGCAAATAAACTGAGACCTAATTAAGACACTTTGTGACTAAATTGAAAACTTTcaatttatttgcagttatgtATGAATGCAAATGTATTGTAAGTACAAACCCATTGTGATTCCAAATTtaaaattcacatattttcttgcaaatttATATCTTCAATTGCTAAAacttgcagcccagtgaaattctggctttaggttttttttttatattttattttttcagaaactcCACTTATTTCCAAACCATTGTTATTCCTATGTAAATCCCTGATGATATAACTATTTTTTGTAACATATTTCCTCAATCAATAATCTTCTTTCAGCTGATCACAGGACTTCCTTATTTCTTGTCGTACAGATTTCAATCTCCTTGAGCAACATGCTACCAGAAAAACAGTTCCAGTGCATCATCTGTAACGAAGTGTTCACCAACCCAGTGACCACTCCATGTGGACACAATTTTTGCCAAGACTGCATCCAGAGTGTTTGGGACAGCAGGGATGCCTATCAGTGCCCCACCTGTAACAAGACTTTCACCTCCAGACCTGAAATCAGCATCAACACAGCCTTCAAAGAACTGTCAGACATGTTTAGACAAATGATAGTCCCCTCCTCTGCCTTACCATTGTCTGCAGCCAAACCAGGTGTGGTTGTGTGTGACGTGTGTGCTACTTCATCCCAGCATGTGCAGGCCCTGAAGTCCTGTCTGGTGTGTCTAACATCGTACTGCAAATCCCACCTCGAGCCTCACCAGAGAGTCACCACCCTGAAGCTGCACAAACTGATTGAACCAGTAAAGAACCTGCAAGACAGGATGTGCAAGAAGCATGGGAGGCTACTGGAGATGTTCTGCAGGGACgaacagatgtgtgtgtgtcagttctGCACTGAGACAGCGCACAAAGATCACAAGGCTGTTACAATAGAGAAGGAGAGTGGAGAAAGGAAGGTATACGATCTCATATGGGTGAAGGCAACATCTGTTTCTTGAGACAAAAATACTAGAAAACTAATGTCAAAATTTGTGAATGATATGTTTGTAGAAATACGATTTCTGTCATATAACTGATCATCTTCAGTGTGAGCATCTCTAtgaaagcaggagttttgtcagtttgctgctctggagtaTACAGATGtatgttaacacaatgccagaGATGAAAGACACCCTCAGTGACCTCAGACAAGCAACTGTTGATGCCCATCAGACTGGAAAGGGTTAAGGGGTTAAACAATTTAGTCCATTGTTCAGAGAGAAAGATttttcacaagtggaaaaagACAGCTCCTAATCTTTGCGGAAGTGGACGTCCTAGTAAATTTACCCAAAgatcagactgtgcaatgctcagaaaAATTGCAAGTCAAAAGTATTACAGGTATAGCTTGTTTGGAGTGGTTGCAGTAAACCTCATGTTATCTCAACTTAggtttctaagagtttcattcaaatgaagcacaagacttctggaacaatgtcctttgaacagatgagaccaaagtataGATGTTTATCCATAATGTCTAGTGCCATGTttggcaaaaataaagaaataaataaacatatcatatcagcacaaacacttcaTCCCAACTGTCAAGTACAATGGTAGAGGTTGAAGATTTAGGCTTGTTTTGtagccacaggacctgggcatCTTGCTGTCACTGAGTCAACCTTCATAGACTAAAGTGTTGGAGAGTCCGATGTGAGTCCACCTGTtcgacagctgaagcttgaaCCAACCTGAATCAAACAAGATAATGATcctaaacacagcagctaatctacaacagaatgactgaaaaagaaaacaagtaagGTGTTGCAaaggtccagtcaaagtccagacctcaacctgattgaaatgttGTGGTCAGACTGTaggagagctgtgcagaaacaaatgtcagcgattctcaatgaactgaagtaatgttttgaagaagagtggccaaaattcctccacaaccaggtgACAGTCTGATGaagtcagacagaaaatgacTACTGAGACTTGTTGCTGCTAAACAAGGTTCTACAAACTATTGAATTACATCATGTGCTGAACTTTAACtcacagcttttctgttttagcttcatttttgtttaataaataaatccatgtgtaatctgttgtgtgttttttgacaCTTAAAGATAGATTTAAATAACATGGGTAAAAAccataacatttttattatgtcctgatatgtaaaaccctagAATTGAATGAACATTAACTTTCTTTCTCCAGTGACTCAAAGTTAAGTTTCTAGTTTTAGAAGTGAGGTCACTAAGATTtggctctttttgtttgtagaaAGTATTAATAGCAATAAACGTAGCTGTGCAGTGGCTCTGATGACTGtagtttcttaaaaatattctaATGTTTTATGATGAActcctaaaaaaatgttttatacagATTATCAACTGATCAAGATTTCaattttttctgtctgtttaggTCCAAATGAAGCAGACTGAGGCAGATTTTCAGAACATGATTGAGGAACGACAGAAGAAAGTGGAGGAGATCAAAAACTGTCTGAAGCTCAGCAAAGTAAGTTGTGATAAGAAAGAAGAGTTGTCAAAAACCTCAAAGTAGAAAGAGGCTTCAGAGCCCACACCCCACTTCTATTCCATAAAATATAACagactttttgagtaatctgaAAAGGCTGTGAGGTAAATCCTTCTTCCTCGCGTTCCTTTTCTTCAAGTTTCAGGCAGACAATGGTTTAGAAATTGGTAAGGACTTAAAGCATAATCAGTTCTTGACAAAAttgcagtatttattttttttattaaaacatcttttaaaggGAGAAGGGTAGAAGATTTTTCTAATAACAGCAGCTCTGATAGGAACTGAAGGCAAGGCACTCATAACAAATGTTCAGTATTTTAGAAAATATGGTCATGGATCCTGTTGTTCCTCAAAACCTCTCTGAGGTCTTTTTGGTTGTACAGATATATATTATACAACCAATCTGCTTAATGTTTAAAACTAAGTGTTTGAAAAATAtagtattttgaaaaataaattaatttataaattgATGCAAGAGTGGATAAGATTTACGAAATGACATTTATCCCATTTAATTCAGTATCATAGGTAACATATGATTACAGTCATATCTAAGTATACTTTGTGGGGGGTTTTTCAGGTGAGTgcagagaaggagaaaacaGCAAGCAACCATCTCTTTGCATCTCTAATCAACTCCGCCAAAGAGAGACAAACTGAAGTGAACACAGAGATTGAGGAGAAGCAGAAAGCAGAAGAGAGGAGGGCTGAGGAGCTGAtctgtgagctgcagctggaaatcactgagctgcagaggagaaacactgagctgaaggACCTGGAGAACACTGAGGACCACCTGCACGTCATACAGGTCAGCTTCAACCTCCAACTGAGGTGAACCATGGACAACCAATGTATAAAAGCAAAGTTGTTTAACTATGAAGTCTAACAAGGCCTGATTTACTGTTGTACATTAACTGTTAACCGATATAATGATAAAGAGGGATTTCCTTGCAAACAGacaatacaacaaaaaatgaaataattgaatttttaccttttcagtgaaatgtttttttttatccactggCAGAGCTTACCCTCTCTCGTCTCACCACCTCCCACCAGAGAATGGACAGAAATCAGCATCTACCCTGAACTCTGTGTGGGGACAGTGAGAACAGTTATGTCCAAACTTGACTGTACATTAAAGAGTGAACTGGATAGTTTGAGGAAAGAAGGTAAAGTGCACATCCCTCTAAttaaaaattgaacaaaacaaattaagtgTGCTTAAGGTCTTCTTGTGAACATTCACATTCTACAGCTGGTCATACTGACTGTCACTGCATCAGGCTGAGATGCCCCCTTACCCTTACACCTACTAAACCAGGGCTGTCAAACTACATTCCTCGGGGggcactctcctgcatgttttagatgtgttcttgctttaaaacacctggtttaaatggatgacttgttgccatgctcctgaagaacttgatgatttggtgaggaggtaattaaaccatttgaatcaggtgtgttggagcagaaaaacctaaaacttccaggacagtggccctcgaggcctggagtttgacactcaTGTATGAAACATTTCAACTCTGTGACTACCCCCATGGTGGCTCAGAGGTGTAACAGCAGCAGTTTACACCAAGGCACCTAACCTTAACCCAAAAAGACATCTCAGTCCCAGCTTGAAGTGTTTCGTAAAGGGGGCTTTCATTGAACAGTTTTATATGAATTGAGCCTCCACCCAACCCTTACATTCAGACTCAATAATACACAGGTGAGTTTCTCATTGTCTCACATTACAGTGCTCCAGATAAGATTAGGAAGATTTTAATAACCAAGCAGACATAATTCTTTAAGCTTTGAGCtgataatagataatagatcATTCTATATGTCCTAAACTACATCTCACTTGCTTTACTGCAACAGAGCGTAGAAATACACAGCATCCTTCAGCCTCTCTAGTAACTGCTgcttaaatgtaaaacagtctttttcaaaactgattattaaaactttatagTAACACATAGTATTTTGATGTTTATCGATGTGAATGTATGCCCTCAAAAGTCCACAAGCACTTTAAATAGAACCTGTTGTCAATACATTTACCTGTggtttttttcctgacagaggtgaggaggATGCAGAAATATGCAGGTATGAACATAtctattgttattatttaagGAATCTTTTATCTGTGCTTATTAAGTAAAGTCTAGattgttttctacattttccatgatttaatatactgtattactgttttttttctgtcaaccATTCAGTCATTTGTGTTGCTCATTAATATACCCTGCCTGGCCAAAAACAGTctccacctggatttaactaagcaaataggtacgagcctcctgGTGGATAtttactgcatgggtgattatgtttcagctggcaacaagttatttaaccccaactggtgcaataagttgtttctcatttcttaaacaaccatgttaaAAGACCGTTTCCATggttgtggaaaagatgtcagtctgtttgagaagggtcaaatcattggcatgcatcaagcagagaaaacatctaaggagactgcagaaactactaaaattgggttaaaaactgttcaaagcgttattaaaaactggaaggatagtggggacccatagTTTTCGAGGAAGAAATGTAGCCAGAAAagaatcctgaatgatcgtgatcgatgatcacttaaacgtttggtgaaaacaaattgaagaaaaacagctgTAGAACTCAGGGCTACATTTattagtgaaagtaagagcctttccacacgcacaatgtgaagggaactcaagggactgggactgaacagctgtgtagccttaagaaaaccactaatcagtgagtctaaccagaaaaaaaggcttcagtttgctaaggagcataaagattggactctggagcaatggaagaaggtcatgtggtctgatgagtccagatttaccctgttccagagtgatgggtgcatcagggtaagaagagaggcaggtgaagtgttgcacctatcatgcctagtgcctactgtacaagcctgtgggggcagtgttatgatctggggttgctgcagtttgtcaggtcgaggttcagcaacagtatgagctcaaagaatgaggtcagctgacgacctgaatatactgaatgaccaggttattgcatcaatggatttttttcttccctgatggcacgggcatattccaagaagacaatgccaggattcattgggctcaaattgtgaaagagtggttcagggagcatgagacatcattttcataCATAGACTGGCccccacagagtccagaccttaaccccattgagaatctttgggatgtgctggagaaggctttgtgcaGCGGTAAggctctaccatcatcaatgtaagatcttggtgaaaaattaatgcaacactgatGGAAACAAATCTTGTGACTTTGCAGAAGCctattgaaacaatgccacagcgaatgtgtgccgtaatcaaagctaaaggcggtccaatgaaatattagagtgtataacctttttttttttgtttggctagacagtgtatgtaaactgtCCCAAATTCAAAggttaaaggggacctattttgcaaaattcacttttggcatgtttttatactttcatttgagtatctactgcttctagaaacagtccaagcacaaaaaacaacaacacacacctgttttttagcaataagtaaatgttttctggtgtctgcaaaaagacctgtttcaaaaacctctggatttttgcgtcacaatccctgttacctagcaaccccaagccaagcccagcccctcacaTAGCAAACCAAGTGAAGCTCCACctacttcattacaagaagatcatcacattagttctgctggttttaccgctgaacaatgtctgctggaaaaggaaaatgttttgttgttgggtgaaatatagaacatgtgtctatATTACCGGtgtcccgacccgctaccagtcaGGTTTCAGACCCACTTATTGCTACTCTTCTACTCGACAAATGTCAGTTCTGAACCTCTAcatgcccctgtcccaaagtcagaatcctcatagtttgaattaataacgatataaatgtgcgtcagatctgcagtgtttaatccttcagtgagttttcatgttttgagaTGGAACATTAAGGGGGGGGGATTGGGCagggccaacagcagcttatttgcataaaagtgacatgGCCCTAAAACCTGTCATTGTGAAACAAGCTCAAAACAGgtagaactgatcaggtgaaatctcaatatctgagaatgattttgtgttttaaagttaatgaacatgttttgtacagcccacacaCATATCttaacttgttcaaggaagcataataggtcccctttaatgcATCATGTAATgttaaaaacatcctaaaacagtgaaaataaaatctcagaTGAACAAGATGACATATTAAACTCatgaatattaaacaaaaactaaaccaaaatgcTAAAGCTCTGTGTATTAAATTA contains the following coding sequences:
- the LOC108228281 gene encoding E3 ubiquitin-protein ligase TRIM39-like; this translates as MLPEKQFQCIICNEVFTNPVTTPCGHNFCQDCIQSVWDSRDAYQCPTCNKTFTSRPEISINTAFKELSDMFRQMIVPSSALPLSAAKPGVVVCDVCATSSQHVQALKSCLVCLTSYCKSHLEPHQRVTTLKLHKLIEPVKNLQDRMCKKHGRLLEMFCRDEQMCVCQFCTETAHKDHKAVTIEKESGERKVQMKQTEADFQNMIEERQKKVEEIKNCLKLSKVSAEKEKTASNHLFASLINSAKERQTEVNTEIEEKQKAEERRAEELICELQLEITELQRRNTELKDLENTEDHLHVIQSLPSLVSPPPTREWTEISIYPELCVGTVRTVMSKLDCTLKSELDSLRKEEVRRMQKYAVDVVLDPDTAHPNIVLSADGKQAGRGEQLKVVPDIPQRFDPVICVLGKKGFQFGRLYFQVALGNKTFWDLGVVKESVTRKGMITSTPENGFWTVRLRNGSEYRALDSPSVLLPLQEKPQTVGVFTDYEEGTVSFFDVGAGSHIYTFTGCLFSERIFPFFSPGVLDEGKNAEPLVITAVN